The Crassostrea angulata isolate pt1a10 chromosome 1, ASM2561291v2, whole genome shotgun sequence nucleotide sequence AACAAAAAAACTTACTTACTGCATATTGTAGCCCTACTAATGCACTGcaattttttcactttcaaataactgtCAATGACCTAGTTTTTATGCTAGTGACCTCTGAATGAATTTTGGAAAACAATAACAGTAAAGGTCTTCCATTGAAAACAGAAGAcctaaataaattaaagttaaaatctGCAAGGGATCCCTTTCAGATGATAATTCCTCATGTCTAATTAGTAATCAAAAGTACACAATTAACTAGTCAGTGCCTGACTTACTTCCTGGTCGAGATGCTAGCTGAGGGAAATAGCTGGCCCAGAATCCAAAGTCCTTCTGTCGGTAGTTGGTGTAATTATAGGACGAGTTACTAATGTAAAAGTAGCTatgattgtatatattgtaCTCCCGCCATGTtgtattcttaaaataattcaGATTAAATCGCCTAGGTGTGGGATCTCTGCAAATAAAGGAAAAGGTATTTTAGTTAATTTTGGCATATTCGTACAGATATTTGAGagaaatttaattcttttttacatCAGAATTActatattaaatttcatattaaataggGTAATTACTTTGACATTAAggaatactagtacatgtaaatgtaccaCAGATTGGCTGATTACATAATGAGTTATTAACACCCTCATTACATATAGTATCGGCGGCAATACCCCAAGCAGAgtcaagaaaaatgcataaaGACAGAGTCAACGTTTGTTacaattgtattgtttaaatttatttattttttgcggtCTAATTTAATTGCAGAAATTGGAAATGcagaataaaatttaataccTTTTGGGGCCCAAACTGAAAAATTTCAAGCTGCAGAAAATACCTGCTATATGGTATAACAAATTggagcattgtagttcttgagaagaatatttttaaacatttttccaatataaaatttgagcccctcttggggccccagtgtTGGCCTCAATTTGGCCTCACCCTCGTGCCTGAATCCCTAATTcaagggtcatgaattttacaatttaagtaCAGGCTttcatgaacatcataaccatgcactTAGTTTTTCTCAattatatatgggagtagagaagatgatTATTGAAGTTTTAATACATTTCCAGCATATGGCCAATTTGGCACCAcctagggcctgaacccctgaaTCACTAAACATGCTCCAAactaaaaatggtaacaattggccttgtagttttcaagaagaagttcaaaatgtaaaatcgTTAAAGGACAACATATGTTGCACGATAACTGAAGAAGACCGATTGCAATATTAAAGTCACCTCAGgtgacctttaaaaaaaatttaatgaatggTAAGAAACAAGAGAAAAGAGAATTGTTTTGGTCAGTGTATTACATCTCACCCGTATGAGGAGAAATTAGTCCACAGACTCATCATGTATTCGCTCATGTTTCTGTCAGCGTAGTCATACTGCTGACGAGGATACACCCCCAGCAAGTCTATGTAGGTCTGGTTGATGAATGGGAAGCCAAAAATGTACTGGAGTTCTTGTCCATGTGCCACTCCTACAGAAACAAAAATAGCCATGAAGATGTCAGGGATTGAAATTCACTTTTTTAACCACTCGGAAATTTTAActtgtggaatttttttttacttgcaaaattaaacatttactcgctttttttcttctcttaGTAATAATgtgaataattttcataaaaaaaaaaaactgagttTCTGTAGTAAATACTGCCTTTGATAGTATAGAGCTGCTCAagtctgctcaagtacgattttagcatatttttttcttcatatactTATACAGATCATAGTTAAATATGGTACTAAAGCCAGCATCCAGGTGATGTTTTCCAGTCAAAAAATTGTCAGAAAACACCCGTATTTTGCtccaaaacattaatttatcaaaaaatgactctccaaaacattaatttatcaaaaaatgacaACCTTCATGaagtcatttctacattatgacgtcactgtggtaaCAACCTTTTCCACACTTACTTTCACTCAATATGACTTCAACAATCTTTAACCTTTTGTTTTAGAGCACATTATAGAtctttaatttgagaaaaaggggggggggtggctagataagaaatatgtaatattgcatatagtcctTTTGATATCCAGAACATCTTTAACACGCAATCACGAGCTTATTATTTCAGTAAAAAGATTTGAACTTTCAGTACATGAACAACTTCTATTCTTTTATAGATgtgtgtttaaaaaagaaacaagttAAACCAAAATGAGAAAACTTGCTATAGTGTCTATTTAAAGAACCTTAGCAAAGAAAACTAGGATGACTGTACTTGTGAAAATAACAAAGTCCAAAAAATAATCgattttaacaatgaaaacGATGCACAACATATTGTCTATTCAATTATTTCCAttagtttttatcatttgtaatAGATACATTTAGATAAACATAacaattttagaatttaaaatcaatgatcaGACAGTCATTGAAATTTAGGATTTAAAATTCGAGCCTTTTCAATTTCAACTTGTGAAATACCTCTGTAATATGGAAGGTAGTCATTCCAGGAGAAGTAGTTAAAGACGTAAAAAAATGTCTTGTTGTGGACAGTCTGCCATTTCATAGCTTCGTTCATTCCAGTACCAAACAGATAGTCCGACATCATCTGATatagaaaagaaaacaattcaGAAATGTCTCATTAAACACCGACCCTAGATTTTTCACAGAAGCATTAGTTCTAAATAcatgaataatatttaaagaagttAACACACAGCACTCACATCAATCGTCTTATGCAGTATCATGGTCTGATTTTGTGGTTGTGGCCAGTACTTGTACTGAAAGATCATGGCCTCTTTGGTGACACTATCTTTTACCCCTCTGTCCCTCAAAAATTCATTGACAATATTGTCAAATTGGATTTTCTGTACTCCTTCGTCGAGTGTAGGTAAATTGGCTGAAAAAATGATACACAGATCCATATTTCACATTCGTAtgctttattttatgtattctCAATGTATATCTGTGTGATTTACAAAATACCACTTAATATCATCTTTGCtagttttcggtccactttgctcccgggagcaaagtggaccgaaaacccttggctagcgaagatgctaaATATGCACAGTTTCCATCTCTTACAAATTCTACATTCTTACAAATTCTACACACTATAATTTgtgtcaattttgaatgacggGGGGAAATGCATGTGTTTGATTACTCACAAAAGTTACATTTGTGCTGTAAATTACAATGCTCAATTTGATCCCATAACaaagatatcaaattttataaacaataacaagaagCTAATAGGCCTTAACAGCCACCTGAGTACCAtgcccatacacaaacttgttgaggagtctcatatatgaatttaattaagtttcattctggagtataaaaattataatattgtaataacGACCACCTTCCTATAAAACCTTTAATTTCAGCGAAAAACTAAATGATCATAACAGCTAGAGTGCATGACCTGATATAAAAAAGGTGCAGGACTATGATTTGTAAACTTTCAAGAAAGGTTGTGTGTGTAAATGCTTCATAGAAAAACAGTATCGGCCACCCGATTTCCTGCAGACATGCGCAATGAAGTCGGTTTGGCTCTCCTTTCATCAACAATTGTGAAAAAGCATTACTTTTCTGgcagaaaaataaacaattaaaagtctatatctttgtaacaaGATagaattcaccattgtaatCTACAGAATAAATGGAACTTATAACAGTAAAGAAACATATACGTTTTCACTGTCactcaaaatagacgcaaattaTAGAATGTatagctttaatttttttttggagccATTATTTTTCCtaagatatattgcatcaacaATAGAAATATATACTTTCTTGCACGGCAAAGATATACAGAAAATAACTTGATAGCCTTGAAAACAAATGAGAAAAAATGGTTACTTATCAAGTGCGAGATATTTCCTAGCTGTCTCAGAAGGACTTTGAACTTTAAATGTGTGTCATGGGGTTACTTACGGATGAAGAATGAACCATCATCTTTGTTTAGTCCTGCCATCACGACAATTCGCTTAAAATTGCCCGTTTCTCTCATGAATTTGGGACTATCTGGTAGGAATGCATCAACTGTCCCAACCAGCGACCCATCAACCACTGGTCCCCAAGGATTCCCGACTGACCCAGGCTGAAAagattcatgacaaaatatttaaaatttttattgggCCAGCATCAAACACTGATGTCAGTTATGGTAAACTTAGTTTATAATTTGATCCAGATGTCATTCAAATAAAAACTTTGTATATTGGTACAAATaattgatctatttttaacagTGTCAATGTGAAGCAATAACATTTAACTGCTAGACAGAACACAAACTAAATAATCAAATCATAATTAGTGCCAATTTTCTTGCACTCGAACAACCTGTGAAATCTGACATGACACAGGTGCATGCTTCAcaagaaattgttaaacaaacattgaccatgcaacgagtcaacaggtggctggttacaTAATTGGAAATACACTACCAAGTACTTGTTTGATGCCAGAAACAGTAGTCTGAGTGGATAAATATTCTAATACATGGAAGTTAAATTAAGAATAAGGTATATCTGacaaattagttttttttttacactcaTTCAACTTGCATAACATGCTATATCAGCAGTCATTCTCCGGCAGTATCCAGAAACACTCTCTAAAAAAATGGGATAAAATTTTGTTTctatgtataatacgcaccccaacttttgatcaaattggctgaaaaaagtgtttacagtacacacacatatatatataaatatatatcactTCAGTTCAAATTTAAGACAGGGTGACAGTGTTCAAATTTCcaataaaacttttatatacTTTTGATTTGGGCTGTGCAATAATACCTGTattcaggtacatgtattgcgatatatttttcaatactggtatatcatttaaattaattgGGCTCAGAATTTCACTACGGGCTCACTATTCCAAAATTctgatttgaattaaaaattgctGATGCATTTGTAATTGTTCCAAACACGAAAGGAAGGTCGTAGATTGTGATATTGTGACTGCTCAAAGAGATTCCCTAGAGCCAAAAAAAGTTGACATGCTAATATTCTTAATAAAGAATTTGAAGTAGGCCCTGTTGCAGCAGTAATTAGGTATCCCTGCAAGTTGACACAGTAAGTTTAAGTACCTTGGCATTATATTCTCAAGAACTGGCTCTTTTTTAAAAGCCAAAAAACATTTATGTGACCAAGCCCAAAAGGCAATGTATGGTGTCATTAGAAAAATTAGACAATTTAATCTACCAGTTACATGTCAGTTAGAACTCTTTGATAAAATGGTTGTACCTGTATTGCTGTATGGTTGCGAAGTATGGGGTTTTGAAAAACTTGATAGTATTGAACGTGTTCACCTAAAGTTTTTAAagcacattttatgtttaaaaagtaGTACTCCAAACTATATGGTTTACGGAGAAACAGGTCGTTTTCCTTTATCTGTAATTGTATTTACTAGAATGGTATCATACTGGTGTAAATTAATTTCTAGTACTAATACTagcattacaaatatattataccgGTACTTGTTGAATCAGACTGAAAATACAACCAGTACTAACCCTTGGATTGATTGTATTCGTCATGTTTTTAACTCATGTGGTTTATCAAATGTCTGGcatagtcagtttttaaatattgttaatcaAAAATGGGTTTCAACGGCAGTTAAACAGAGATTACAAGatcaatttattcaaaagtGGCATGctgatataaataattcatcaaaaggagtaatatataaaatttttaaaacaaattttggatatgaaaaatatttagatattttacccctgaatttcagaaaaattctaGGTAAATTTCGTACTTCAAATCACCATCTACCAGTTGAACTGGGAAGATGGGAGGGTATcccattaaatgaaagattttgtccTCTCTGTAATACAAAACGTATagccgatgaatttcattatattttagaatgtgatgCAATATCACAAGTCCGGAACAAGTTTATAGACAAAAATTTTTCAGTTAGACctaatgtgttaaaattttcgTATCTTATGACAACATGTAACCTGAAATTGCTgagaaaattgtgtattttcatAACAAAGATATACGAGGTAGTCTGTCCTCCATGAGTTTCACTTTGTATAACTTTTCCTAACTCTATAAcctttatattaatataattgttTACCTCTGatcaatttatatgtatattttaatgttatttttgtcctcatgtaccatatgtttgaaatggttttgagcgaATAAATGAACTTGAACACAATCAGTCAAAACGTTCATGTCATGTACCccgtacatgtaataactataAATACATTAATTGTTCCCccgtttaatttctttttttcaccaGATCAGTTGACCACCTTAAATGCATTGTACCAAATGTACCGGTACCTAATATACTGACTACTTTGGTTTGCTGAATGATAAATCATATAATTTTCTAAGTTTATATATCaagaacaaaaatgttttattcttttatttgatatagaCTTATAGTGcaaatgaattttgaatataaaattataaatcgATCAATAACAGTctcattacattaaaaaaaaaattaaatcttgatAATCAAGAGatatttgtgaaacacttatgcccctcCCCCTTGAAgacctctgcaaagaaaattattggaatttttctaaaacCAAGGGGtgtaactctgtcaaaaattgctggATATATCACAATATATGGCAATaccaaatccccccccccccccccccccaaataccAAGTCCtacttttgattaattttttcaaatttcatatacatatactttCTTCACCTGAAAAtgaatttatcttaaaatctcAACAATGTTCATGTGAAAAATTTTACAAAGCTAATATTGGTTATTACATTCACTTTAGGATAACCTAACATGATTATTCTTCTAAAAACCTGTATACCAACCTTTAATCTGACTTTTGACGAGGCGTTTACAATTTCTCCGTATGACCTGTGTTCTGTGAGACATTTGGTCAGTCTGTATGTGTCCCCAGTTGGACAGCCAAGCTCCCGTGCTAGCTCCTTGGCATAGTGCAGGGCATCATTGTTAGACTTAATGATCGCCCACTCACTCCTGTCTGAACCACTCTGCATGATGGCACGTTGAAAGAGATCTGAAAAGTTATTTTTACAATGAAGCAACCTTTCActcatatacattgtatgtattgatgtattttaaattaatcataTAGAGCTGTTCAGTTCACAGTTAACTATACAATAAGCAAAGCTTGCATATTGTTGCTATGTGTATTCTACTGTAATTTATTGAATTACATTCACACTATAATACCCAACGTAACTGTTTATAAATGATCATGATCTATAATTATTACCAGTATTAATACACTTACTGACAGATCTAGGAGACAAAATCTGTAAACCAACACTAGATGCCCCTGTATTTTGACCAAAAATTGTGACGATGCCGGGGTTTCCCCGGAAACTCCGAATATTTTCTCTGACAAACTCTAAAGCTCTTAACTGGTCCCACATTCCGTAGTTTCCTGGAGAATTGGCATCGTTTGTGCTTAAAAATCCTGCAGAAAAACCAATGGCATTTAAATTGCATTACTGGTGCATTGACATACAATTTCAAACACACATGTACAAAACAGAttaagtacatttttttaaatttatgtagCAAAAACCCTTATTCTAATCAAAATAACATCTtacttttaaattcaataaatgcaagcagcatatttataaatattaagcaTATTTATAGAATGGGACAAATAAGGAtaaatttttttcctaatttaactaaaattagacttgtaatATCGGCacgtcttttaaccccaaggaaccccaaggaaaccccaaggaaaccccaaggaaacccaaggaaaccccaatgACAGAAATAAATAACTATTGATACCCAAGGGGGTCTCATTAGAGTGCAAGGGTCAGCCCTTACCCTTGGTACCCCAAttataccccaaggaaccccaaagataacctaataatacagatttataactccTGATCCaccatagaaccccaaggaacctcaaggataccctaataatacaaatttttaaCTCTTGGTACCCCTGGGGACTCACTGGTATTCCAGACACACCTCTAAGAACCAcagggaaccccagggatatcccaaggaactccaagaataccccttataatacagaatcataactcttgatactccatagaacctcaaggataccctaataatacaaatttaaaactcttattAACCCTGaggactcattggtattccagatacacctctaggaatcccagggaaccccatggatatcccaaggaactccaagaatacccttataatacagaatcataactcttaatactccatagaaccccaaggatacccttatacattgtaatacaaatgtaaaactcttgataaccctggggactcattggtattccagatacacTTCTAAGAATCCAAGGGAACCCCatggatatcccaaggaactccaagaataccctaataatacagaattataaatcttgatactccatagaaccccaaggataccgtAATACgttgtaatacaaatttaaaactcttgataaccctggggactcattggtattccagatacacctctaagaatcccatggaaccccagggatatccaaaagaactccaagaataccctaaaaatacagattcataactcttgatacaccacagaaccccaaggatacctcaAGGAACTTTAAAGGATAacttaataatacaaatttaaattcttgatacccgtagggactcattggtatctcAGACAAAACCCacggataccccaaggaactcTAGGgatactcttatacatgtattggttatataaattttataactctTGATATCCTATGGAACTCCAAGGATACACTATATCTCTTGATACTTTTTGGTCACTTTGATATCCTAGACAAATCACAAGGTATCCCAAGGAACCCCATGGGTACCCCAAGAAACctaaaggataccctaatagtaCTCTAATAGTAATAATAAAGATACCCCATTGTTATCCCTGACACACCCTATGGATACCtcaaggaactccaaggatacccagtaatataacttttgatacccaaatgaaccccaaggataccctaataacacaattttatatctCTGGATACACCCTCGGGGCTTTTTGATATCCCAGACACCATTAGGTATCCCACGGAACCCcatggataccccaaggaactgAAAGGATACCCTTATAATACAGATtcataaaacttgataccccATAGAACCCAATGGAACCCCAAGGATATAGcctaataattcaaattaaaaattcttgataccatttgggactcattggtatcccAGACACGCCTCTAAAAACCTCTATTAACCCTAGGGAACCCCACAGaaatcccaaggaactccaataGATACCCTAAtcatacagatttataactcttgatacaccatacaaccccaaggataccctaatatgtaatactttaaaacacatttggTCTAGCCGAAAAATATTTGTCTATAAATTTGTTTCGGACTTGTGATATTGCATTACATTCTAAAATACAATGAAATTCATCGGCTATACGTTTTTTGTAACAGAGAggacaaaatctttcatttaatgggATGCCTTCCCATCTTCCCACTTCAACTGGTAGATGGTGATTTGAAGTacgaaagaactatatatatgatatgagttaaatttggcccccattattcgcaattttttaaagtgtttcaggtacaataatatgttatgttatattttagaagagttgatgtaaaatttatttttcacctatttatttgatttttttgcactcactggcagaaaatgacgtcagaagtgacgctatttcaatcaaaatcagtcaaaaatttacatttttcttatctttttatgaatgggaaatatagagggCATGCTTGAACAGGGAAaaaatttttgtcacttattagccttggctagatacatctctgattaaaatattttgtttgttcaagcatgctctctattttttctgaaagaaaaactgcttgaaaacaagctgttttatcatgtttatgctaaaaatgcaaaaatggcaggaaaaggttgtctttacgatgtcatatttctaaattctgggcagttgaatcaaaatgaacattatgtaaaaacatcacatttatatttgtacaaagaaaaatgatgatgttcattttagggggccattttaggcccatatcatatatatagtccttttacaagaatttttctgaatttcaggggtaaaatattgaaatagttcCATCAGTCTGAAAATGTAgtcctaaatgtacatgttgttgagcatttaattcttttatatcataaccACTATAGCCAAATTGTATGATGTACGTGATAATTCCTCTgcatttcttataaaattaacatttatagtttttttcattattaaaatcaacagCCCAAAACTTGaaccatataatgtttattttttcaaggttCTTGATAAGGGACATAGAAGGGGTAGTAATGTCGTAGTTTTCCTTCTCCTCAAAAGAATGAATATTGagtaattttacatgaaataaaaattagctTGTACGATCAATCATGATAGAACAAAccctttttaattatcaaaatttacttctattacaagtatctaattaattttttttaactttattttaaacataatctaaaaaaactgcctgttattt carries:
- the LOC128184669 gene encoding acetylcholinesterase-like, whose product is MQFLSILCVFVCVMTISECRDSVIVHTKHGAVEGFAIPSQYAAKHKKHINVFLGIPYAKRPIEYNNDPRLYRFKKPERPFWEGIWDATAYKPACPQHLWYVKETVPNMGNANMSEDCLYMNIFAPRNTEEIPSNSPTLYPVMVFIHGGGYVMGSSHQYPGVFMAERDVVVVTFNYRLGPLGFLSTNDANSPGNYGMWDQLRALEFVRENIRSFRGNPGIVTIFGQNTGASSVGLQILSPRSVNLFQRAIMQSGSDRSEWAIIKSNNDALHYAKELARELGCPTGDTYRLTKCLTEHRSYGEIVNASSKVRLKPGSVGNPWGPVVDGSLVGTVDAFLPDSPKFMRETGNFKRIVVMAGLNKDDGSFFIPNLPTLDEGVQKIQFDNIVNEFLRDRGVKDSVTKEAMIFQYKYWPQPQNQTMILHKTIDMMSDYLFGTGMNEAMKWQTVHNKTFFYVFNYFSWNDYLPYYRGVAHGQELQYIFGFPFINQTYIDLLGVYPRQQYDYADRNMSEYMMSLWTNFSSYGDPTPRRFNLNYFKNTTWREYNIYNHSYFYISNSSYNYTNYRQKDFGFWASYFPQLASRPGSSATSSPIIETNENFQISTWSLTALSSLLVIIIIALCIVNYRNRDKDY